In the Kitasatospora terrestris genome, one interval contains:
- a CDS encoding GH1 family beta-glucosidase translates to MTTASPSPQSPRRPFPAHFAWGAATAAYQIEGAVAEDGRTASIWDTFSHTPGKVVGGDTGDIAVDHYHRFREDVRMMADLGLTSYRFSLAWPRIQPTGRGPAVERGLDFYRALCDELLAHGIAPVATLYHWDLPQELESAGGWPHRETAFRFAEYAGLAAEALGDRVSTWTTLNEPWCSAFLGYGSGVHAPGRTNPADALKAAHHLNLGHGLAVGALRSALPAGSRIAVSLNLHAVRPLSGHPDDLEAARRIEAVGNRIFTGPMFEGEYPADLIADTSHLVKWEELVHDGDLAEISRPIDLLGLNYYNPTVVSSAGNAKDLPRHDGHGDSTHSPWPGAEDVAFHLANEDVTAMGWPIDPTGLSDSLTSLYRKHGLPLLVTENGAAFEDVVSADGSVHDPERIRYIEGHLGAIADAIEAGADVRGYYLWSLMDNFEWAYGYGKRFGMVHVDYDTLARTPKSSAHWYSQVIRRGGPA, encoded by the coding sequence ATGACCACCGCGTCCCCCTCCCCCCAGTCCCCGCGCCGCCCGTTCCCCGCGCACTTCGCCTGGGGCGCGGCCACCGCCGCCTACCAGATCGAGGGCGCCGTCGCCGAGGACGGCCGCACCGCATCGATCTGGGACACCTTCAGCCACACCCCCGGCAAGGTGGTCGGCGGCGACACCGGCGACATCGCCGTCGACCACTACCACCGGTTCCGCGAGGACGTCCGGATGATGGCCGACCTCGGCCTCACCTCCTACCGCTTCTCGCTCGCCTGGCCCCGGATCCAGCCCACCGGCCGCGGCCCCGCCGTCGAACGCGGCCTGGACTTCTACCGCGCCCTGTGCGACGAACTGCTCGCCCACGGCATCGCCCCCGTCGCCACCCTCTACCACTGGGACCTCCCCCAGGAACTGGAGTCCGCCGGCGGCTGGCCCCACCGCGAGACCGCCTTCCGCTTCGCCGAGTACGCCGGCCTCGCCGCCGAGGCCCTCGGCGACCGGGTCTCCACCTGGACCACCCTCAACGAACCCTGGTGCAGCGCCTTCCTCGGCTACGGCTCCGGCGTGCACGCCCCCGGCCGCACCAACCCCGCCGACGCCCTCAAGGCCGCCCACCACCTCAACCTCGGCCACGGCCTCGCCGTCGGCGCCCTGCGCTCCGCCCTCCCGGCCGGCTCCCGGATCGCCGTCTCGCTCAACCTGCACGCCGTCCGCCCGCTCAGCGGGCACCCGGACGACCTGGAGGCCGCCCGCCGGATCGAGGCCGTCGGCAACCGGATCTTCACCGGCCCGATGTTCGAGGGCGAGTACCCGGCCGACCTGATCGCCGACACCTCGCACCTCGTCAAGTGGGAGGAGCTCGTCCACGACGGCGACCTCGCCGAGATCAGCCGGCCGATCGACCTGCTCGGCCTCAACTACTACAACCCGACCGTGGTCTCCTCCGCCGGCAACGCCAAGGACCTCCCCCGGCACGACGGCCACGGCGACAGCACGCACAGCCCCTGGCCGGGCGCCGAGGACGTCGCCTTCCACCTCGCCAACGAGGACGTCACCGCCATGGGGTGGCCGATCGACCCGACCGGCCTGTCCGACTCGCTGACCTCGCTGTACCGCAAGCACGGGCTTCCGCTGCTGGTCACCGAGAACGGCGCCGCGTTCGAGGACGTCGTCTCCGCCGACGGCAGCGTCCACGACCCGGAGCGGATCCGCTACATCGAGGGCCACCTCGGCGCGATCGCCGACGCCATCGAGGCCGGCGCCGACGTCCGCGGCTACTACCTGTGGTCGCTGATGGACAACTTCGAATGGGCCTACGGCTACGGCAAGCGCTTCGGCATGGTCCACGTGGACTACGACACGCTGGCCCGCACCCCGAAGTCCAGCGCCCACTGGTACTCGCAGGTGATCCGCCGGGGCGGGCCGGCCTGA
- a CDS encoding carbohydrate ABC transporter permease: MTTASDIPATRRRAGRRPRLRASGAGDQHRAGPLALTTLVLVALASLFPLYWTLVAASTDSHRVISTPPPLLPGGNLFHNVGYVWHNAGARGMGVALLNSTLVAGTVALSTVAFSVLAGFAFAKLRFPGRGALLALVVATMAVPAQVSIVPLFILMKHLGLGNQLGALILPTLVTAFGVFFMRQYLTQALPTELLEAARVDGANSLRVIWHVVVPVARPAMAVLGMLAFVQSWNDFLWPIIAMNGATNPTVQVALAGLGTGWSTDWSVITAGALVGTLPLLLVFTVFGRQIVGGITQGALKG; encoded by the coding sequence ATGACCACCGCCTCCGACATCCCTGCCACCCGCCGCCGAGCGGGGCGACGGCCGCGGCTGCGCGCCTCCGGCGCGGGCGACCAGCACCGGGCCGGCCCGCTCGCCCTGACCACGCTGGTGCTGGTCGCGCTCGCCTCCCTGTTCCCGCTGTACTGGACCCTGGTCGCGGCCTCCACCGACAGCCACCGGGTGATCTCCACCCCGCCGCCGCTGCTTCCCGGCGGGAACCTGTTCCACAACGTCGGCTACGTCTGGCACAACGCCGGAGCGCGCGGCATGGGCGTCGCGCTGCTCAACTCGACCCTGGTCGCCGGTACCGTCGCGCTCAGCACCGTGGCGTTCTCCGTGCTGGCCGGCTTCGCGTTCGCCAAGCTGCGCTTTCCCGGCCGCGGCGCGCTGCTCGCCCTGGTGGTCGCCACCATGGCGGTTCCCGCCCAGGTCAGCATCGTCCCGCTGTTCATCCTGATGAAGCACCTCGGGCTGGGCAACCAGCTCGGCGCCCTGATCCTGCCGACGCTCGTCACCGCCTTCGGCGTGTTCTTCATGCGCCAGTACCTCACCCAGGCCCTGCCCACCGAACTGCTGGAGGCCGCCCGGGTCGACGGAGCCAACTCGCTCCGGGTCATCTGGCACGTCGTCGTCCCGGTCGCCCGGCCGGCCATGGCGGTACTGGGAATGCTCGCCTTCGTGCAGTCCTGGAACGACTTCCTGTGGCCCATCATCGCGATGAACGGCGCCACCAACCCCACCGTCCAGGTCGCCCTGGCCGGGCTGGGCACCGGTTGGTCCACCGACTGGTCGGTCATCACCGCCGGCGCGCTCGTCGGCACCCTACCGCTGCTGCTGGTGTTCACCGTCTTCGGCCGGCAGATCGTCGGCGGCATCACGCAGGGTGCCCTCAAGGGCTGA